In Methylobacterium sp. WL1, the sequence GTCCGCGGGCACGCGCCTGCGGAGATGGTAGACGCCGGTCTTGGGATGCTTCCAGGGTCGAGCCATCGGCAAGGGCAATGTGTACCACCTGTGTGTACCACCAGGCGGTGAAAAAAGCCTTACGCACCAATAGCTTGTGTCGGATCAAGCACTTAAGGGGGTACTTGGCGGAGAGGGGGGGATTCGAACCCCCGATGCCCTTGCAGGCATGCCGCATTTCGAGTGCGGTGCATTCAACCGCTCTGCCACCTCTCCGCGAGGTGCCTCAATGAGACGGGCGGTGCGTAGCACGCGGGGTCGGGCTTCACAAGCTGCGGCGTGGGCCGGTCAGACCACGATCGTGATCGCCTGCGCGGCCCGGGTGAGGCCGGTGTAGAGCCAGCGGGCACGGTGCTCGCGGAAGGCGTAGGATTCGTCGAACAAGGTCACCCGGTCCCATTGCGAACCCTGCGCCTTGTGGACGGTCAGCGCGTAGCCGTAGGTGAACTCGTCGGTCTCGCGACGCAGGAACAGCGGGATCTCCTCGTCCGTGCCCGAGATCATCGCGCGCAGCACCTTGATGTCGGTGGCGCGGCGGCGCAGCGCCGGGTCGTCCTCGGGCACGACGTCGAGGCGGATCAGGTCCGGGCGCGGCGGGGCGCGCAGGGCCTGCACTGTCCAGGTCGAGCCGTTGAGCAGGCCCTTCACCCGGTCGTTGCGCAGGCAGACCAGCTTCTCGCCCACCGCCGGCATCGGGTCGGTGTGGCCGGCGAGTTCCCGGAGCCGGTTGTTGTAGAGGCGGCGGGTCTTGTTGAGGCCGACCAGGACTTGGTCGCATTCCAGCACCTCGGCCGGGTCCAGCGTGCGCCGGGAGACGATCCGGCTCTGCCCGTAGGTCCCGAGTTCCAGCCGCCCGCCCTCGCGCACGGTCATGGCCATACGGACGATCGGGTCGTCCTTGGCCTGCCGGTGCACCTCGGTGAGCATCACGTCGGGCTCGGCCTCCGTGAAGAAGCCGCCGCCGCGCACGGGGGGCAGTTGCGCCGGGTCGCCCAGCACCAGCACCGGCCGGTCGAAGGACAGCAGGTCGTTGCCGAGGTCGGAATCGACCATCGAGCACTCGTCGATGATGATCAGGTCGGCCTTCGCGGCCGGGCCGGACCGGTTCAGCGTGAAGGTGGGGCCGCCCTCCTCCGCCTCCTTGGTGCGGTAGATCAGCGAGTGGATCGTGGCGGCGTCGTAGCAGCCCTTCTGGCGCATCACCGAGGCCGCCTTGCCGGTGAAGGCGCCGTAGACCACGGTGCCGTCGACATCCTCGGCGATCCGGCGGGCGAGCGT encodes:
- a CDS encoding AAA family ATPase, coding for MSAGLPAAFAPQQDAALKAIAAWRKAGGSQVFRLFGYAGTGKTTLARRIAEDVDGTVVYGAFTGKAASVMRQKGCYDAATIHSLIYRTKEAEEGGPTFTLNRSGPAAKADLIIIDECSMVDSDLGNDLLSFDRPVLVLGDPAQLPPVRGGGFFTEAEPDVMLTEVHRQAKDDPIVRMAMTVREGGRLELGTYGQSRIVSRRTLDPAEVLECDQVLVGLNKTRRLYNNRLRELAGHTDPMPAVGEKLVCLRNDRVKGLLNGSTWTVQALRAPPRPDLIRLDVVPEDDPALRRRATDIKVLRAMISGTDEEIPLFLRRETDEFTYGYALTVHKAQGSQWDRVTLFDESYAFREHRARWLYTGLTRAAQAITIVV